One Oncorhynchus keta strain PuntledgeMale-10-30-2019 chromosome 34, Oket_V2, whole genome shotgun sequence genomic window, TCTCTTCCGATCATTCAACATGCCCTGACAAAATGATGTTTTCAAAACTTGGAAATTGGGTCTTGCCTTGAATCAAACCGTCAAAGCAGCTGTCTTCCATTTTGACAAGGGCTGTTTAAACATACATGCAGTAACATCGAAAAACTCCTGGCAGCCCAACAAGTCCTAAAGTTGTTCTATGGGGAAAATATAATGGCCAGTTTTTTtaaggtacacccatctagtactgggtcaGACCCCCCTCTACAAGGTGTGGTGTTCAAACGTCGCTAGGAAAACATTTCACACACACAGGATGGACCATGGACTCATAATGCTTATGGCAAATCCTGACGACTCAACAGGAAACGGGATTCGTCGGaacaggcaatgtttttccaccctcagttgtccagtgttggtgatcgcatGCACACTGGTGCCACTTCTTGTAGTTTTTGACTGAAAGGAGTGGAATCtactgcaatagcccatccgtgacaagttGTACGCTGCGTGATgctgttctgcacaccactgttctACTGCACCggtatttgtctgtttgtggcccccctgttagcttgcacgattcttgtcATTCTCCTTCGAACTTTCTCATCAACAAGCTATTTTCCCCTACAGGGCTGACACTGACtggatgtttgttttgtttgtcacGCCATTCTCAGTAAACTCTAGACACGGTTGCGGGTGAAAAACCCAGGAGGCCGGCAATTTCCGAGGTACTGGAACTGGTGTGCCCGGCACCAACGATCATGCCACACTCAACGTCGCTTGGGTCACTCGTcttgcccattctaacgttcaatcgaacagtaactgaatgcctcaatgccCGTCTGCCTGCTTGATATAGCAAGCCATAGCCACGTGACTCACTCtctgtaggagcgaaccattttcGTGTACCTactaaactggccactgagtgtgtCTCACATAGGAATAGCTACATTTGGTCTGATTTCCTGATTTGGTAGACTGCAACCTAAACGTAACATGGTAAAGTGGCCAATTCGACTGTTTATGTAAAGAATGCCTAATATTGTTGCAGAGCTCAGTCAGAATAGTTGACCACTTTACCATGTAAAGAATGCCTAATATTGTTGCAGAGCTCAGTCAGAATAGTTCCACTATACCAAGTTTTTATACCTTAACGTGATATGCTTTTGCACAAAAACTACATTTAGGTAAATGAAAAATCGAATGGTGCTGACTCCACAGACAGGACTAGTAGCTCTGAAGACAGAATAATCCTGTGCAGTGTGTATCCACTGTCATGGTAACAATATTAACGATGAACCCTCTGGCAAGGAATAATCTGGTCATAAACCATGGCATATTGGCAATAAATTGTAGCGATGTCATCCCTcattgtactctctctctctctctctgtctctctctccctctctttctcttttgccCAACAAAAGATCTTACAGATCCCTGAAAGGTAAGTAGCAACAAAATCATACTCTAAAGGAAGGGTAAGACACAGTACACTAGAATACCTTTGACCTATACACGTAAAAAGTGAAAATGTACAGCGCGTTTGGGTACAACACGCTTCGTAAGTGATTGTTATTATTAATGATGGTGAAGATAGGTTTTGTTGCccccaaataaaaaaaaataaaataaaagcagAGATCTGATCTGCCTATTCCGAAGAACGTAGGCCTTAGAGTCAAAATAAATGGGCTTCCTGATGTACAACTCACTTCAGCGAGTTGACTTATCAAAGAGACAAATGGATGGATTCATTGTCAGCATTGTATGTGATTGTGGAATGGCCATTCTGCAAAACATGACTATATGTAACAAATCTATACGCAGCAAATGCTTTAATTGAAAGTGCATTACAAAAGCCCTGTATATTAAACAGATACACATAATATTATACTTTCTCGATACTGCACCTCGTACGAAAAAAAAAGAAAGTTGTAACACGTTTCTCCATTTGCAAACCACTCAGACAACAACCAACGTAACATATGGTTCACAGAGATAGCTCCCATGTTCAAAGTGCTTTTCAGAGAGACGGTAGGCACGTTCCACACCTTATCACTATGAGTAGTCTTGTCATAAAATGTCCATAAATAATAGTCTCGGGTGTCAGTTCAGCTCCTCACCATGAAACGTGATGGGGTTCGTCCTCCAAACAAATAATCCCCAGATTTCCCTTTTTCATACGTTTTGTGCTTGATACCTGTATTCCACATTGTGCGTGTCCATTTTCctttcttccatcacattccaGTTACCGTGTGTAGAAACGTAGCATGCTGATGTGCTTGCTGTCTTGTTACCAAGACCATAAGTCTTATTTTCCACACTCAAAAGTCATTATGCTTTTGTTACAATAGTCCTCACTTGTAGTTACATGGTTAACTGACTATGAAGAGTGTTTCCCTAATTGTGGGTTGTAAGCATGTTCCTAGAGGGCGTTGGCATTGGGTTTGAGGCTAGAAACAGTTGTTATGCTATTTTCTGGTGTGTGGGTCACTGCGCAAAcacgtttgggaaccactgctttaGAGGCAACGACCTCCGTACCGACGACTGAGAATGGTACCAAGCTGTCTGATGGTCTTCTATGAGATGGGACCGAACCGTTCAGTTCTAGAGTGTTCTCAGAGCTGAATTTGAACTTTTAACCTTAGGTGTGACCTTCAATATTCCACTCTGGAGAGCTGGAACAGTTGTTGGGTAAGTTCCTCCGGTGGGTTTCTAGAAAAAGAACCTAAAAGAGCCTCCATTTCTGGGTCATAGAGCTCTATGTGGTGAGCACTGGAGTAGCGGCCATTCTGGACTGTTCTACAGCTTGAGAGAAGAGTTACTGCAGCTGTCTGTCCAAGATGATCCTAGATAAGATACTAATCTCTCAGCGTGCTCCTGAATTGAACTGTGGGAGCATGATCTCAGTGCATCTTTCGTGTGAGGCAGAAGAGGCCAGGCCTGGAGCCAACCCAGCTTCACTATGGTAATGCTAGTGACAGAGACTGAGTTCTTTCCTCACCGAGCACTTCTTACACTGCACCACGCAGCACCAGTGGAAGCGGCAGAGGCAGTTCTCCTCGAACACCACCGTCTCGTCTCGGTAGCCACGCTCACAGCACAGCAGGTCACAGCCGCTCACGTCCATGGCTGTGCTGTTGCACATGCGGCCCCGCGTGCCCAGCGAGCCCGTCTTCCTATTGGGCGAGCAGAAGTCGGGCGACTCGGCCGAGTAGATCAGGTCCTGTTTGCTCGGAGGCTTGATGTTCTGGCCTACGGGAACCAGGGTCTTGCCATCATTGCCTCCCATCACCTTGGAAGCGCCATTGAACCGCTCGAGGAGGCGATCACCCACCTCGCGAAAGTGAGGCATCTTTTTCCAGCAGGTCCGGAGTGTGCAAGACCCGGACAGGCCATGACATTTACATTCAGTCCTCATATAATTCCTCACCGCCTGTAGTaaagacacagagatagataggTGAGATTAAAGCAGACTCTATTCAGAAGGAATGTATCCCTTCCCCCATCCCCAACCGGCCTCTGGCCTTCCCAGAGCTCACAGGCCttgacatcagaacagagatcaaTTGAGTTACAATTGAGGTAATTAAAACCCATTTTGGCATGCAGCGTTCTACCCTCCTAAGTCTTTAGCCTCATGCGGTTGTTTTTCTACATGTGTCCAACCTTTTCTTCTTGTTGTTTAATTCAAAAACCTGTCTTCTTGAGACTATAATTGGCCCAACTACATAGCCACTCCTCCCCATTTACCTGTCTCTGACCCCTTGGGAAAGGTTTTGGCTTGTGTGCCCATGTAACATACTGTGATGAAGCAATACTGACAGGGGTGAACAAAGTCCCAGGAAATTCAAAGCAATAACCTGTAATTGGCTTCTCAAAAGAGCAGACAACCTCCTAACTGAGTGCAATGCTCCTCTCGTCCTATCAACAAGGAGGCCATTGTGAATgcaatattttacatttttaacaTACATGTACTGTATTGAGTCCTTGACAAAGACCTGAAAAGGTTAAAGTTTTACAAGGAGAAAAAGTAGCAGCTACTTGCCTTAAAGCCTTGAAAACTGAGGCTCACACTTGTTTTCCTTTATCCGAAATATGATTCTGGTTAAGATATCAGTTTACATTGTTACAGAACTACAGCTAGAGGCTGTCTTGGATGATGCATTGGATAAAAAGAGGAACATTCAGCTAAATAATGAATACTTTCAGCACTTTTTCACCAATTTTCaactttgtttaaaaaaaaagccATACAAATAAATTAAAGAATTTCACTTGATGACACttgaaaacatttgacatgtaTGCTTGCTTGTACTTTTGCTTAAATCAGCACAGGTAAAATAAAAGATAGGAGATGAGTGTGTTTGGGGGGAATTATAAAAATTCCATTCACAGCCTGGGATGGTCTAGTGTTCTAAGCTGCTGCCTCTGGAGCATGTGTACTGTACATTTTACCGCTGGCAGCAAGGGGCCCTTTCAGCTTCATTTCCTTTCTATCTCTACCCTTTGTAATAAAGGATTAAAAAGTACAAAAGGAGTGCCACAATTCttattaaaaaaaagaaaagttcATTCACTACCAGTCGTCCTGCTTCGTTGTTGTGGAGATCGATCAACGTCCTGATGTCACTCTTGCCCTTTTTCCTCTTGGCATCCATGAACTGCTTGGACTTCTCGTAGCCAAACTCCACGTCGTCTCCACAGCCGCCCCACTCCCACTTGACTCCCTCGccagaggtggtggtggaggaggaggcaggcCGGGGGGGAGCCCTGCTCCTGGTCGCCTCACAGCCACACTGCAGCAGCTCCCCCATACTGCAGGCCTGAGTCACCGTGTGGGTCACCCCAGCCGCTGTGATGGCGTACACAAACGCTGTCTCCCGGATGTCTGAAAGACACGcgcgcccccacacacacacacacacacacacacacacacacacacacacacacacacacacacacacacacacacacacacacacacacacacacacacacacacacacacacacacacacacacacacacacacacacacacacacacacacacaggggtatCATCAGAGGAGTGAACAGAACAGTGACCCAGGTCACATACCGTGCTGATACCACTGGTATCTGagataggggggggggggctaggaCACAGCTGCAGGACTATTTGTGTAGTAGGGGAGTTTACCCCTCTAGCCCAGAGGGATGTACGGCTGCAACTGCAGATTGATCCTCTGTCTTTATCTTAGGGACCACAACATCATTCTAATTTGTATTGTCCTTTGTTGCTTTGGATAATACAACATGTCTATGCAGTGTTCCTAGCTGCtatgggggagaagaggaggtaggCAGTTAGTTGTCCATTGTGTCGAAGCTGAAATGAATGACATTTATTTTCTGGAGCTGGAAGACATGAGCGTGTCGTCACCGCTTACCCCTGTGCCAATTCCATATCGCATGATTCAGTGAATGGGATTCATTAAATCTAGTTAAACGGAATCGGTGCCGTGCGAGGGCCCTTCAGACCAGCACCCGGTGATATTAATACCAGCTGTCCGTCTGCACACCCACTGATGGCTCCATACAGGCCGGTTCTGTGTGTGTGGCGTCTCCCTGCCAGCCCagacccagcctcagccccagcccagCTTGGACCAGCACCTGAACACACAGTTCTCCTCACATTCTGCTCCAATAAAGcccttccctgcctgcctgcctgtcgtgTGCATTGTTAAGGCCATTCCCCATCCCACATCATCCCTGTTTCATCTCAGGTTTAGGATGTAATAGatctgggggggagggggggacaaATGTTCTCCTTCCAGGACAATTGAGCGTACAGAAGGGATAGAGCTGACTAACTCAACAACTTCTGTTGAGACTTCTCTTAGACAGGCCAGTCATGTCTGCTTTTGCAGGAGGTTTCATATAGGTTGCGTCCTAAATAGTACAATATTCACTTTATAGTGCGCTACTTTCGACCAGGGtccactgagtgcacaaaacattaagaacaccttcctaatgttgagttgCGTTCACccgctgaatggcacacacacacaatccacgtctcaattgCCTCAAGGCTGAAAAATTCCTTCTTtaccatgtctcctccccttcatctgagAAGTTTATTTAActagtgacatcagtaagggatcatagctttcacctggattcactggGTCAGTATGTGTCATTAAAAGAGAAAGTGTTCTTAATGTGTTGTAATCTCAGTGAATATAGGCCATTCTACAGAAGTGATGCAAATTGGGgggttaaatgtttttttttgtatccTATTTCTCCAAAACTTTAAGCACGTCTTACAACACACTGTATGTCAGATAGACATATCTACcattggaggctgctgaggggaggacggctcataacaatggctaaaacggagccaatggaatggcatcaaacacacaaaccatgtgtttgatgtatttgataccattccacttattccgctccagccCTTGACACGAGCCCGTCCTCCGCAATTAAGGTGCCAGCAACCTGCCGTGATATCTACTACTCACACACTTTGTTTGTATTGCATATTTGAAATAATGTACCGAACTCCAAGCCACTAAATTTGTCACTACCGAAACATAGTGATAGTTGCAGCAAAGCGAGAACCATGCACAGTAGTGATCATTGTGATTAACCTTCTATTACAGATACATTTATTAAACGTTATTTGCAGACAACATttacaaaataggaaaaaaacaTGATTTTTAACCAGATCGTCAAAATATTTCAATTTCATTTATAGAAATATAATCTCTATTATTCTCTATGAAAGGTTCAATGTTGATTTTATGAATCTGTAACGACTCTCGTGGGTTGAAGAAggggaccaaggtgcagcgtggtaggagTTCATGATTTTTAATCAACTGAACAccgcaacaaaataacaaagtagaaaaaacgaaagcgcacagttcGGTCAGGCAACAAAACagataaacagaaaataactcccCAAAAACCCAAACGGAAAATCACAACTTacatatgatccccaatcagagacaacgatagacagctgcctctgactggGAACCACACTCTGCAAAAACAACAAAgatatagaaaacatagattctcccacccgagtcacaccctgacctaaccaaacatagagaataaataaggatctctaaggtcagggcgtgacagaatcTGAAACTTATTGATTCATTATGCATCTAATTAGTTATGTTCGTTAGATGTTTCAATTGTCACTTTGTCTCTGTGGCAAAACATCAGGCGTTTCGGTAGTGGCCAGGTGTCACATTAGGAACTTAATTAGGAACTTAATTGCTTACTTAATTGAAACCATATCAAATATGATACACATAAATATCACAATCAATAAATATCTTTCTGTTTATTTCTGCCTTTTCACTGCTGCCCTGcacagtaaaaaataaaagtgtTAATTTAACTCCAATAGAGTTTAATTCAACACTGTTTCAGATAACATTTGGTCCCAGTCTACAAAATTAATTTGACTCAAAATGGTGTGTTAAAATGTGTAATAACACTGGTTTAACATATATAGGCTATTACTCTACAATTAAGTAAATGTCAAAGTGAAAACCTTGCTATTAGTTGTTGACCTTACTTACAATTGCGTTGACAAGTAAGTTGAAATAATGATCATCCACAACCACAGCAGAGGATTGGCACGTTTTTTCATTCCACTGAATTGAGTTGAATTACACTGCAATGGCTGCATAATTTTACACTCCGACACTATAGCTCATTGACTCCTCATAATGTTGAAAAAAACTCATCCCGGGTTCAAATAAGTCAACACTAATTCTTACACCCACTTTTTTACTgtgtaagaatgttgttcatcgactacagctcagccttcaacaccataatgccctccaagctcatcactaagctcgggaccctgggtctgaacccctccctgtgcaaAAGGGTCCTTGACTTCCTGGCGGGCCGACCCCAATTGGTGAAGgttggcaacaacacctccgcaACACTGATCCTCAAACACGGAAGCCCCACATGGGTGCGTGATcagacccctcctgtactccctgttcacctatgactgtgtggccacgcacgtctccaactcaaatcatcaagtttgctgacgacaacagtggtaggcctgattaccaacaacaatgaaacagcctacagggaggaggtgaaagcCCTGGCGGAGTGAAAGtaatctctccctcaacgtcaactaAATGAAGGAGctaatcgtggac contains:
- the LOC118367144 gene encoding protein Wnt-6-like, giving the protein MTIPLSRTQLALFFILLCPVNIIGLWWAVGSPLVMDPNSICRKTKRLAGKQAELCQNQPEIVHEVAKGAKLGVRECQYQFRFRRWNCTSQNKYFGKILQQDIRETAFVYAITAAGVTHTVTQACSMGELLQCGCEATRSRAPPRPASSSTTTSGEGVKWEWGGCGDDVEFGYEKSKQFMDAKRKKGKSDIRTLIDLHNNEAGRLAVRNYMRTECKCHGLSGSCTLRTCWKKMPHFREVGDRLLERFNGASKVMGGNDGKTLVPVGQNIKPPSKQDLIYSAESPDFCSPNRKTGSLGTRGRMCNSTAMDVSGCDLLCCERGYRDETVVFEENCLCRFHWCCVVQCKKCSVRKELSLCH